One genomic region from Nymphaea colorata isolate Beijing-Zhang1983 chromosome 10, ASM883128v2, whole genome shotgun sequence encodes:
- the LOC116262534 gene encoding uncharacterized protein LOC116262534, translating to MANAPSAEDDLTVKAVHKRFEGLMTVRSKAIKGKGAWYWAHLEPILIHNQETGLPKAVKLRCGLCEAVFSASNPSRTASEHLKRGTCPNFTGTLPKPISSFSISPSPLAATGATTVAAPHSRKRGGGASGIGCATSSLHHHHQSQGQPQVQNQPMPLAMIDCSPRFCSDMVYPPPSLQAGVSSAPLVLSGGKEDLGALAMLEDSVKKLKSPKASPGPALSKAQVEAAVGLLADWLYESCGSVSFSCVDHPKFKSFLQQVGLPPISRREIAGRKLDARYEEVRAESEAKLQDAMFFQLASNGWSKRSWSLNWASAQQQLPSAENLVSITLNLPNGTSLFRKAVFTSSAAPSKYAEDVLWDAVTSACEGGPVQRCAGIVADRFKAKALRSLESQNHWMVNLCCQLQGLGSLIKDFSRQLPLFRSVAGSCLKLANFFNTNSGARNIFHRYQLQALDHHHPNAALLRVPPPDSECPFSATTAGAGDDGSFLFATSMLDDIMNSARVLQLVVLDESYKLVCQEDPVAQEVADMTRDMDFWNELESVLALVKLIKAMAQEIEADRPLVGRCLPLWEELRSKVKDWCAKYNIQEGPVEKVIERRFKKNYHPAWSAAYILDPLYLYRDASGKYLPPFKCLTPEQEKDVDKLITRLVSREEAHIALMELMKWRSEGLDPLYAQAVQVKQRDPLTGKMKVANPQSSRLVWETCLSELKSLGRVAVRLIFLHATSCSFKCNWSFLRWVSAHGHSRTGMDRAQKMMFIAAHSKLERRDFSSEEEKDAELFANGEDDVLNEVLLDSSV from the coding sequence ATGGCGAACGCTCCTAGTGCTGAAGACGATTTGACAGTGAAAGCGGTGCACAAGAGATTCGAAGGTCTGATGACGGTTCGAAGCAAGGCTATCAAAGGTAAAGGAGCCTGGTATTGGGCTCATCTGGAGCCCATCTTGATACATAACCAGGAGACAGGCCTGCCCAAAGCCGTGAAGCTCCGGTGCGGCCTCTGCGAGGCCGTCTTCTCCGCTTCCAACCCCTCTCGCACTGCCTCTGAGCATCTCAAACGAGGAACATGCCCCAATTTCACGGGTACCCTTCCCAAACCCATTTCCTCTTTCTCCATCTCCCCTTCTCCACTCGCCGCCACGGGCGCCACTACTGTGGCAGCCCCACACTCCCGGAAGAGGGGTGGCGGTGCCAGCGGCATCGGCTGCGCCACCTCgtccctccaccaccaccaccagagTCAGGGCCAGCCCCAAGTTCAGAACCAACCGATGCCGCTAGCCATGATCGACTGTTCTCCTCGCTTCTGCTCCGACATGGTATACCCACCACCATCCCTGCAGGCGGGGGTCTCGTCTGCTCCATTGGTGCTGTCGGGTGGCAAGGAAGATTTGGGTGCTCTGGCGATGCTTGAGGACAGCGTGAAGAAGCTCAAGTCCCCTAAGGCTTCACCCGGGCCTGCTCTTAGCAAGGCCCAGGTCGAAGCTGCCGTCGGCCTTCTTGCCGATTGGCTCTACGAGTCGTGCGGCAGCGTCTCCTTCTCCTGCGTTGACCACCCCAAGTTTAAGTCTTTCCTGCAGCAGGTGGGTCTCCCACCCATCAGCCGCAGGGAGATCGCCGGCCGTAAGCTCGACGCGCGCTACGAGGAGGTGAGGGCCGAGTCGGAGGCCAAGCTGCAGGACGCCATGTTCTTCCAGCTAGCCTCCAATGGCTGGAGCAAGAGGAGCTGGAGCCTCAATTGGGCATCCGCACAACAACAGCTCCCTTCCGCGGAGAACCTCGTGAGCATCACTCTGAATCTGCCCAATGGGACCAGTCTCTTCAGAAAGGCCGTCTTCACCAGCTCTGCTGCTCCCTCCAAGTACGCGGAGGACGTGCTGTGGGATGCGGTCACTAGCGCCTGCGAGGGTGGGCCGGTGCAGCGGTGTGCCGGTATCGTGGCCGACAGATTTAAGGCCAAAGCGCTAAGGAGTTTGGAATCTCAGAACCACTGGATGGTGAACCTGTGCTGCCAGTTGCAGGGGCTAGGCAGCCTGATCAAGGACTTCAGCAGGCAGTTGCCTCTTTTCAGGTCCGTGGCCGGGAGCTGCCTGAAGCTCGCGAATTTCTTCAACACCAACTCCGGGGCGAGGAACATTTTCCATAGGTATCAGTTGCAGGCCCTTGATCACCATCATCCTAATGCTGCCCTGCTCAGAGTGCCGCCACCCGACAGCGAATGTCCATTTTCCGCGACGACGGCGGGAGCGGGCGACGATGGGAGCTTTCTTTTCGCAACTTCGATGCTGGACGATATCATGAATTCGGCGAGGGTCTTGCAGTTAGTTGTCCTAGACGAGTCGTATAAGTTGGTGTGCCAGGAGGACCCCGTCGCCCAGGAGGTGGCCGACATGACGAGGGACATGGATTTCTGGAACGAGCTGGAGTCCGTGCTGGCATTGGTCAAGCTCATCAAGGCCATGGCTCAGGAAATCGAAGCTGACAGGCCGCTGGTTGGCCGGTGCCTCCCATTGTGGGAAGAGCTTCGTTCCAAGGTCAAGGACTGGTGTGCCAAGTACAACATCCAGGAGGGTCCGGTGGAGAAGGTGATCGAGAGGCGGTTCAAGAAGAACTACCATCCGGCGTGGTCAGCCGCCTACATTCTGGATCCTCTCTACCTGTACAGGGACGCCAGCGGGAAGTACCTGCCGCCCTTCAAGTGCCTGACGCCGGAGCAGGAGAAGGACGTGGACAAGCTTATCACCAGATTGGTGTCGAGGGAGGAAGCCCACATTGCCCTTATGGAGCTCATGAAATGGAGATCTGAAGGGCTGGATCCCCTGTACGCGCAGGCTGTTCAGGTGAAGCAACGGGATCCCCTGACGGGGAAGATGAAGGTTGCTAACCCTCAGAGCAGTAGGCTGGTCTGGGAAACATGCCTAAGCGAGTTAAAGTCATTGGGGAGGGTGGCGGTGAGGCTTATCTTCCTCCACGCCACTTCCTGCAGTTTCAAATGCAACTGGTCCTTCTTGAGATGGGTGTCTGCTCATGGGCACTCCCGGACAGGGATGGACAGGGCtcagaaaatgatgtttatagCAGCTCACTCCAAGCTGGAGAGGAGGGACTTCTCCAGCGAAGAAGAGAAGGATGCGGAGCTTTTTGCCAATGGTGAGGATGATGTACTCAACGAAGTTTTGTTGGACTCCTCTGTGTAG